The following proteins are co-located in the Sporolactobacillus pectinivorans genome:
- the spoIIAB gene encoding anti-sigma F factor — protein sequence MTNEMSLSFSALGENESFARVAVAAFAAQLDPTLDELTEIKTVVSEAVTNCIIHGYENSGKGKVEISVKLEDGTVSLSIHDDGIGIKDVEQAKQPLFTTKPELERSGMGFTIMENFMDHVTIETEVGKGTTVFMTKEVSHNRAACK from the coding sequence TTGACGAACGAAATGTCACTGTCATTTTCTGCTCTTGGTGAAAATGAATCTTTTGCACGCGTGGCCGTGGCTGCCTTCGCTGCCCAGCTGGATCCAACGTTGGACGAGCTGACCGAGATTAAAACGGTTGTATCTGAGGCGGTCACCAACTGCATCATCCATGGTTATGAGAACAGCGGGAAAGGCAAAGTGGAAATCAGTGTGAAATTGGAAGATGGTACAGTCAGCCTGAGCATACATGATGATGGCATCGGGATCAAAGATGTTGAACAGGCAAAACAGCCGCTATTTACGACAAAACCTGAACTGGAAAGATCCGGTATGGGTTTTACAATTATGGAAAATTTCATGGATCATGTAACCATTGAAACGGAGGTCGGCAAAGGGACGACCGTCTTTATGACAAAGGAAGTCAG